TGCGGCACGATGGCCATACCCCCCGCCATCGGCGTTCGCTGATGAGCCCATTGACACGCCACTGTTCTACTCCCCCCAATGAAGACCATCGACGAGATGCTGAACCTCGACCTGCTCACCCCTGAGCAGCACCGCCAGATCGGCGACTGGATTGCGCGCGCGAACTCGCCCGAAGACATTCTCAAGATGCCCGCGCCGCTCTGGCAGGCCGTCGAACGCGCCAGCGAGGTCATGGGCATCGACCAGGACCTGACGCGTCCGCCCTTGCTCGGGGCCGGTGACACCGTCTTCACCTAGAGAGAGCCGGTAGGCGCCTGCGATCACGACCCCGCGCCCCCGGAGGCCTATGGCAAACTTCCGCGCTTCATTGCGCCCCAGGGACTCATTCGAACATGCAGAAAATCATTCGCCAGCTCGCCGCCGAGATCAAGGTCGGCGAGCACCAGGTGAAGGCGGCCATCGAGCTGCTCGACGGCGGTGCCACGGTGCCCTTCATTGCCCGCTACCGCAAGGAAGTGACTGATGGCCTCGACGACATCCAGTTGCGCGAACTCGAGGCGCGCCTGTCGTACCTGCGCGAGCTCGACGACCGCCGTGGCGCGGTACTCAAGAGCATCGACGAACAGGGCAAGCTGACCGACGCGCTGCGAGCCGCCATCGCGAACGTGACCACCAAGCAGGAGCTGGAAGACCTCTACCTGCCCTTCAAGCAGAAGCGCCGCACCAAGGGCCAGATCGCGCGCGAGTTCGGCATCGAACCGCTGGCCGACAGGCTCTTCGCCGACCCGACGCTCGACCCGGCCGTCGAGGCGCAGGCCTTTCTCAAACCGCCCGAGACGCTCGACGACGGCAAGCCCGGCGCCGACTTCTCCACCGTGCCGGCCGTGCTCGACGGCGTGCGCGACATCCTGTCGGAGCGCTGGGCCGAAGACGCGGCGCTGGTGCAGCGCCTGCGCGAATGGCTGTGGGCCGAGGGCCTGCTCAAGTCGACGCTGATGGCGGGCAAGGACGAGAACAACGCCGACGTCGCCAAGTTCCGCGACTACTTCGACTACGACGAGCCGATCGGCCGCGTGCCGTCGCACCGCGCACTGGCCGTATTCCGTGGCCGCGCGCTCGACATCCTCGATGCCAAGCTGGTGCTGCCGGTCGAACCCGAGCCGGGCAAGCCGTCCATCGCCGAAGGCAAGATCGCCTTGCATCTCGGATGGAGCCATTCGGCCCGCAAGGCCGACGACCTGATCCGCAAGTGCGTGGCCTGGACCTGGCGCGTGAAGCTCGCGCTCTCGACCGAGCGCGACCTGTTCACCCGTCTGCGCGAAGAGGCCGAGAAGGTCGCCATCAAGGTCTTTGCCGACAACCTGCGCGACCTGCTGCTGGCCGCGCCCGCCGGCCCGCGCGTGGTGCTGGGGCTGGACCCCGGCATCCGCACCGGCGTGAAGGTCGCGGTGGTCGATGCGACCGGCAAGCTGGTCGAGACCGCCACCGTGTTCCCGCACGAGCCGCGCAAGGACTGGGAAGGTTCGCTGCACACGCTGGGCAAGCTGTGCGCCAAGCACGGCGTGAACCTCATCGCCATCGGCAACGGCACCGCCAGCCGCGAGACCGACAAGCTGGCCGGCGACCTGATCAAGCTGCTCGCGAAGATGGCCGAGCAGGCCGGCGCACCGCCGATGGCCATCGACAAGGTGGTGGTGAGCGAGGCCGGCGCCTCGGTCTATTCCGCCAGCGAATTCGCCTCGCAGGAGATGCCCGATGTGGACGTGAGCCTGCGCGGCGCCGCCAGCATCGCGCGCCGCCTGCAGGACCCGCTGGCCGAGCTGGTGAAGATCGACCCGAAGTCGATCGGCGTCGGCCAGTACCAGCACGACGTGAACCAGAGCGAGCTCGCGCGCACGCTGGTCGCGGTGGTGGAAGACTGCGTGAACTCCGTGGGCGTCGACCTCAACACGGCCAGCGTGCCGTTGCTGTCGCGCGTGTCGGGCCTGTCGGCTAGCGTGGCCAAGGCGGTGGTGCGTTGGCGCGAGGCCAACGGCGCCTTCGCGACGCGCAAGCAACTGCTCGAAGTGACCGGCTTCGGCCCCAAGGCCTTCGAGCAGAGTGCCGGCTTCCTGCGCGTGCGCGGCGGCAGCAACCCGCTCGACGTGACCGGCGTGCACCCGGAAACCTACCCGGTGGTCGAGCAGATCATGGCCAAGACCGGCAAGCCCATCGCAGAGCTGATGGGCCGCGCCGAGATGCTCAAGACGCTGCGGCCCGAACTGTTCGCCAACGAGAAGTTCGGCGTTATCACGGTCAAGGACATTCTGGGCGAACTCGAGAAGCCCGGCCGCGACCCGCGCCCGGACTTCAAGGTGGCGCGTTTCAACGACGGCGTCGACGACATCGCCGACCTCAAGGAAGGGATGATCCTCGAAGGCACCGTGAGCAACGTCGCGCAGTTCGGCGCCTTCATCGATCTGGGCGTGCACCAGGACGGCCTGGTGCACGTGAGCCAGCTCGCCAACAAGTTCGTCGAGGACGCGCGCGAGATCGTCAAGACCGGCGACATCGTGCGTGTCAAGGTGATGGAAGTCGACGTGGCCCGCAAGCGCATCGGGCTGTCGATGCGGCTCGACGCGGCCCCCGCGCGCCGCGACGGCCCGCGCGAGAACCGCTTCGAGGGCGCGGGCCGCGGCCAGCAGCAGGGCGCGCGCCGCGATAACGCGCCGCAACCTGCGGGGCAGATGGCGAGCGCCTTCGCCAAGCTGCAGGGGCTGCGCAAGTAAGGTCCGGCGTCAGCGGGCGGCCAGGAGCCGGTCGATGAAGGCGTCGACCGATGCGGTGTACGCACCCGGCAGGCCAAGTTCGCCGTTGACGCTTGCGTGGTCGAGTGCCTGCGGCAACAGCTCGGAGGTTGCGCCCAGGGCCCGGGCGCGGTCGACGAACACCTTCGCCTGGCCGCACGAATCGTCGCGGCGCAGCGTCGAGCACACGACCAGCGTCGGCACGGCGCGCGGCGTGAACGCGGCGGTCGGCGACACGCTGCGCCAGTAGGCCGGGTCGGCGCCGAACACGCGGTCGTAGAAGCGCAGGTGCCGGCGCGACATCAGCGCGACCGTGTCGATGGCGGCAGAGTCCAGCACCACCGTGCCGCGCCACGGCCCCGCCCCCTCGGCAGCGGCCCGCGTCGGGTCGGCACTCAGCAGCGCCACCAGGTGTGCGCCGGCCGAGTGGCCCATCAGCACCACGCGCGAGGCGTCGCCGCCCCATTCGCCGGCGCGGGCCTGGACCGCCGCCAGCGCACGGGCGACGTCGCGGGCCTGTGCTTGCACATCGATGTCCGGCACCATGCGGTAGTTGATCGACACCACGATGTAGCCGCGCTCGCCGACCCAGTGCGCGACCTTGGCGTCGATCACGCGCGACATCGACTTGTCGCCGACCATCCATGCACCGCCGTGCACCATCAGCAGCATCGGCGCGCGCTGCGGCGCGGCCGGCAGGAAGATGTCCATGCGCTGGCGGGCGTCGGGGCCGTAGGGCAGGTCGTCGAGGCGGCGGATGTCGTCAGGCAGTGCCGCCTGGGCTCCGAAGGCGAAGAGGGCGAGCAGCATCGCCGCGGCGGCATGCGTCCTCCATTTCATGGTCGGGCTCCCGGTGGGCCGAACACGGTCAGCAGCCGGGCGCGCCAGCCGCGCGCCGCCCACAGATCACGCCCCAGGTTCAGCCATTCGTGGAAGGCGATGCGCAGCGGGTTGTGCGTGCGCAGCGGCGTCGTCAGGCCGTAGCGGATCGGCACCTCGGCCCGCTCGTCGACGAAGGTGCCGAAGAGCCGGTCGAAGATGATCAGCACACCGCCGTAGTTGCAGTCGAGGTACTCGGTGTTCGAGGCGTGGTGCACCTTGTGGTGGGTCGGCGTGTTCAGCACCCATTCGAGCGGGCCGAGGCGCGGCATCCACGGCGCATGCAGCCAGAACTGGTAGAGCAGGTTGAGCGCCACGCTCGCGAGCACCGCATTCGGCGGAAAGCCCAGCCACACCAGCGGCGTGAAGAAGAGGGCGGTGCCGGTGAGCTTGCCGGTCCAGCCCAGGCGCATCGCCGCCGCCAGCGTGAGCTCGTTGGGCGAGTGGTGCACCGCGTGCGTGGCCCAGAACCAGCGCACCCGGTGCGCGCTGCGGTGGTACCAGTAGTAGAAGAACTCCTGCCCGACGAAGAGCAGCCCGAAGGCCAGCGGCGTCGAGAGCGCCAGCGTCTGCAGGCGGTGCTCGTGGGCCCACAGCAGGAGCGGCGTGGCCAGCGAGAGGCCGAGCGCATCGATGGCACGACGGCCCAGCGCATCGGCGATCGACGCGGCGAAGGCGCGCCAGTCGTAGGCGCGGCGCAGCCAGAAGGAGTGCACCAGCCCTTCGAGCGTGGCGATGCCGATCACCACCAGCGGCAGCAGCGCCAGCCAGCGCAGGGCGTCGGCGCCCAGCGATTCGCCGAGGGCATGGAGGGACATGCAACGCTCCTTATTTGCCGGCCTGACGCATACCGCGCTGCGTCATCGCGTAGGCCTCGATCTCGGCCAGGGTCACGCTGCCCTTGCGGGTGGTATCGATGGCATCGAAGTTCTTGGACACCCATGGCATCTTGCTGGCTTCGTCCCGGGTGAGCTGGCCGTCGACGTTGGTGTCGGCCGCGCCGAAGCGCTTGCGCAGTTCGGTCTGCATGCGTTCGGCGCGCTGGCCGGCGGGCGCCTGCGCGCAGGCGGCGACACTCGTCAGCGCCAGCAGGGTAGCCAGTGCGCCGGGTGCAACACGGTGGATGGAGCGGGTGATCTTCATGGTCTTCTCCTACAGGTGCGGCAATCAGCGGCAGGCGATGACGGCGCCGCTGGCGTTGTAGCAGGTCGCGCTGCGTGTCAGCCCGGTGTCGCTGTTGTACGAACTGCTGCTCTGCACGCTGTTGCCTGTCGCGGCATTGGTGGCGCTGGTGCTGCGGCTTTGCGTCACGTTGCCGGATGCGTCGCGGCTGGCGCTGCCGCTGCTCTGTACGCTGCCCTGGCTGCCGCTGGCCGACAGGCTGCTCTGGTGGGTGGCCGAGCCGTCGGCGTTGCGTGTGTTGGTGCCGGCGCGCGAAGCCGTGCCGCCGTTCGGGCCGCGCGCGACGCCGCCGCGCACGGCTGTGGCGTTGCCCTGACCGTCGGTCGCGACAGCGCGGCCGCGGGCGATGCCGCCGCCATACGGGCCCTGGCGCACCACGGCCGCCGTGGCGGTTGTGCCGCCGGCGGCGTTGGGGCGCACGACGCGGCGGCTGGCCGCTTCGGCGTCGGTGGTGATGGCGAAGCCGGCGACCAGCAGCGCGGCGCCGAGGGCGGAAATGGACAGGGCGTGTGTCATGGGACGACTCCTTCGAGGGCCGGCGCCACACCGTGCGGCACCGTGGCCTCACTGTCGCCGCGCCTCGCCGGGAAAGGGTGTCACGGCGGTCGTGGTCGGTGGCAAGCCATGACAGCCGGGGCGGGCGTGTCATCGTTTGTCATGGTTTCGTGGCGGTACGGTGGGCAGGGCCGCGACTACGATCGCGTCATGACCGCCACACCGGGCCGCATCCTCATCGCCGACGACGAAGCCGACCTGCGCGCGCTGCTGCAGCGTTACCTGGGTGACCAGGGCCTGGTGGTGCGCACCGTCGAAGACGCGCAACCGGTGGAACGGCTGCTGGCCCGCGAGCGCTTCGATGTGCTGGTGCTCGACGTGATGATGCCCGGCGAAGACGGGCTGGCCCTGTGCCGCCGCCTCCGCGCACAGGGCGAGACCATTCCCATCCTGATGCTCACGGCGCGCGGCGACCCCATCGACCGCATCGTCGGCCTGGAGATGGGCGCCGACGACTACCTGCCCAAGCCCTTCACGCCGCGCGAGCTGCTCGCGCGCATCCAGGCGCTGATCCGGCGGCAGCGCGTGCTGGGCGCGCATGCCGGGCCGGCCGCCGACGCCGGCACCGTGCGCTTCGGTGCGTACGCGCTGCACCTGTCGCAGCGCCGGCTCGAACGCGATGGCGAGGACGTGCCCCTGAGCACGGTCGAATTCAAGTTGCTGCAGGCGCTGGCGCAGCACCCGAACCGTTCGCTGGGCCGCGACCGCCTCATGGTGCTGGCCCACGGTCACGACCATGCGGCGACCGACCGCAGCATCGACGTGCAGGTGATGCGACTGCGCAGGCTGATCGAAACCGACCCGGCCCAGCCACGGCACATCCAGACCGTGTGGGGCCAGGGCTATGTCTTCGTGCCCGACGGTCGAGCAGCGGGGCGCGCGTCGGTCCCACCCGCGGGCGACGACGCATGAGGCTGTTCCCGCGCAGCCTGCTGGGCCGCAACGCGCTGCTGATCGTGGCGCTCATCGCGCTGGGGCAACTGGGCGGCGCGCTGCTGGTGCGCCAGATGGTGATCCGTCCCCGCGTCGAGCAGGCGGCCGACAGCGTGGCACGCACCGTCAATGCCTTGCGCGACGGGTTGCGCGCCTTGCCTGCGGCCGAGCGAAACGGCTTCATCGAACGTTTCAATCAGCGCGCGGCGTTGCCCACCGAGCGTGAGGGGACGGGTGCCCGTGCCCGCACGTTGCTCACGCCGATGGAACGCAATTTCGTGCGGGCGGTGTCGGCGCGCATCGCGTCCCAGGGCACCGAGGCCGTGTGGCGGCGCGAGGGCGGCAGTGGCCTCGCGGTGCGCATGACCATCGACGGCACCGACCATTGGATCGCACTGCCCGGCGCCTTGCCGGCACGCGACTTCACCGGTGCCTGGCTCGCCGTCACGGCGGGCAGCGGCCTGCTGGCGGTGATCGGCGCGCTGTGGTTCCAGCGACGGCTCAACCGGCCGCTGGCGCGGGTGGTGCAGGCGGCGAGTGCGCTGGCCGGCGGCCAGGTGCCGCCGCCCTTGCCCGAGGACGGGCCGACCGAGATCGCCACCGTGAGCCGCAGCTTCAATCACTTGGTCGGCAGCCTGCAGCAAACCGAGCGCGAGCGCGCGCTGATGCTCGCCGGCGTGTCGCATGACCTGCGCACGCCGCTGGCGAAACTGCGCCTGGGCGTCGAGATCATGGCGAGGGCCAGCGAACCGGCGGTCAGCGCCAGCATGGTCCGCAGCATCGAGGAGATGGATGCCATCGTCGGCCAGTTTCTGGACTTCGCACGCAGCGAGGCCGACGAGGCGCCGGTGCCCACCTCGCTCGATGCGGTGGCACGCGACGTGGCCGCGAGCAATGCCGACCACGGCCGGGAGGTGGGCCTGGACCTGGGCGATGTACCGGCCACACCCCTGCGCGCCGCCGCGATGCGCCGCGCCATGGTCAACCTGGTCGAGAACGCCTGGCGACACGGACGCGCGCCGGTGCGCATCGCCACGGGCAGCGGCCCGCAAGGCCCGTGGTTCGAGGTGTTCGACCGGGGCCATGGCATCGACCCGGCCGAGGCCGAACGCCTGAAGCAGCCCTTCCGCCGCAGCGCCGGCGATGCGCGCGGCGGGCCGGCGGGGGCCGGGCTGGGGCTGGCCATCGTCCAGCGCGTGGCGCAGGCCCACGGTGGCCGTCTCGAACTGCTGCCGGGAGAGGGCGGCGGGCTGCGGGCGCGGGTGAGCCTGCCGCCGTCCGATCATGGCCTCGGCCGCACGTCGTAACGAACTCCTTCGCGGCTGAAGGGCTCGCACACACGCTGTCACAGCGCGCGTTGCGCGCACGCCAGCACTACCACTTCTGCGAGAGGAGGTCCCCGACTTTCGGGGAGTCGGCCTATGGCCGATGCACGCCGTGGAGGCGTTGGACAAATCGGGTGATGGGCTTTCAATAGGCACGCCTCGATGGGCACGCGGGTATCGCTCGCGCCTTGAGGCCTGCGCTGCATCGGCGTCCGTTCCGCACGGGTGGCCGACACCTCCGCGCCAGCACGCGGAGTTCCACGATGAACGCCCCATCCCGAAGGAGACCCGCCATGAAGAAGACCGCCCCGCCGACGTCCATGCCTGCCACCAAGTCGACCGGTAAATCGCACGCCTCGTCCTCCCCGCTGCCACCACCACGCAGCCACGGCTACAGCACCGCCAACGCCGACCCGGTGCGCAGCAACATGGTCAAGCCCGGCCGCTTCGGCTTCCTGTTTCCCGAGCTGTCCACCAGCCCATGGACCACCGGCAGCCCGACCACCGATGCACAGGTCGCCGAGGAACTGGGCGCCGCGATGCACGCGCCGGTGACCAACCCGACGCCCGGCGTCATCCCGGCGGGCTTCACCTACTTCGGGCAGTTCGTCGACCACGACATCACCTTCGATCCGACCAGCATCGGCGAGAACGCGGTGGATGTGGCGGACCTCGTCAACTTCCGCTCGCCCGCGCTCGACCTGGACAGCCTCTACGGCTCCGGGCCGCGCGACCAGCCCTTCCTCTACCGGCGGCAGACGGACACCAACGCGAACCAGTTCATCCTGGGGCCGGTGAAGGACTCCGGACCGGGGCCGGGCACCGAACTGCC
The sequence above is drawn from the Variovorax sp. J2L1-78 genome and encodes:
- a CDS encoding Tex family protein, with protein sequence MQKIIRQLAAEIKVGEHQVKAAIELLDGGATVPFIARYRKEVTDGLDDIQLRELEARLSYLRELDDRRGAVLKSIDEQGKLTDALRAAIANVTTKQELEDLYLPFKQKRRTKGQIAREFGIEPLADRLFADPTLDPAVEAQAFLKPPETLDDGKPGADFSTVPAVLDGVRDILSERWAEDAALVQRLREWLWAEGLLKSTLMAGKDENNADVAKFRDYFDYDEPIGRVPSHRALAVFRGRALDILDAKLVLPVEPEPGKPSIAEGKIALHLGWSHSARKADDLIRKCVAWTWRVKLALSTERDLFTRLREEAEKVAIKVFADNLRDLLLAAPAGPRVVLGLDPGIRTGVKVAVVDATGKLVETATVFPHEPRKDWEGSLHTLGKLCAKHGVNLIAIGNGTASRETDKLAGDLIKLLAKMAEQAGAPPMAIDKVVVSEAGASVYSASEFASQEMPDVDVSLRGAASIARRLQDPLAELVKIDPKSIGVGQYQHDVNQSELARTLVAVVEDCVNSVGVDLNTASVPLLSRVSGLSASVAKAVVRWREANGAFATRKQLLEVTGFGPKAFEQSAGFLRVRGGSNPLDVTGVHPETYPVVEQIMAKTGKPIAELMGRAEMLKTLRPELFANEKFGVITVKDILGELEKPGRDPRPDFKVARFNDGVDDIADLKEGMILEGTVSNVAQFGAFIDLGVHQDGLVHVSQLANKFVEDAREIVKTGDIVRVKVMEVDVARKRIGLSMRLDAAPARRDGPRENRFEGAGRGQQQGARRDNAPQPAGQMASAFAKLQGLRK
- a CDS encoding alpha/beta hydrolase — its product is MKWRTHAAAAMLLALFAFGAQAALPDDIRRLDDLPYGPDARQRMDIFLPAAPQRAPMLLMVHGGAWMVGDKSMSRVIDAKVAHWVGERGYIVVSINYRMVPDIDVQAQARDVARALAAVQARAGEWGGDASRVVLMGHSAGAHLVALLSADPTRAAAEGAGPWRGTVVLDSAAIDTVALMSRRHLRFYDRVFGADPAYWRSVSPTAAFTPRAVPTLVVCSTLRRDDSCGQAKVFVDRARALGATSELLPQALDHASVNGELGLPGAYTASVDAFIDRLLAAR
- a CDS encoding sterol desaturase family protein, which codes for MSLHALGESLGADALRWLALLPLVVIGIATLEGLVHSFWLRRAYDWRAFAASIADALGRRAIDALGLSLATPLLLWAHEHRLQTLALSTPLAFGLLFVGQEFFYYWYHRSAHRVRWFWATHAVHHSPNELTLAAAMRLGWTGKLTGTALFFTPLVWLGFPPNAVLASVALNLLYQFWLHAPWMPRLGPLEWVLNTPTHHKVHHASNTEYLDCNYGGVLIIFDRLFGTFVDERAEVPIRYGLTTPLRTHNPLRIAFHEWLNLGRDLWAARGWRARLLTVFGPPGARP
- a CDS encoding EF-hand domain-containing protein, whose protein sequence is MKITRSIHRVAPGALATLLALTSVAACAQAPAGQRAERMQTELRKRFGAADTNVDGQLTRDEASKMPWVSKNFDAIDTTRKGSVTLAEIEAYAMTQRGMRQAGK
- the ompR gene encoding osmolarity response regulator transcription factor OmpR, giving the protein MTATPGRILIADDEADLRALLQRYLGDQGLVVRTVEDAQPVERLLARERFDVLVLDVMMPGEDGLALCRRLRAQGETIPILMLTARGDPIDRIVGLEMGADDYLPKPFTPRELLARIQALIRRQRVLGAHAGPAADAGTVRFGAYALHLSQRRLERDGEDVPLSTVEFKLLQALAQHPNRSLGRDRLMVLAHGHDHAATDRSIDVQVMRLRRLIETDPAQPRHIQTVWGQGYVFVPDGRAAGRASVPPAGDDA
- a CDS encoding ATP-binding protein → MRLFPRSLLGRNALLIVALIALGQLGGALLVRQMVIRPRVEQAADSVARTVNALRDGLRALPAAERNGFIERFNQRAALPTEREGTGARARTLLTPMERNFVRAVSARIASQGTEAVWRREGGSGLAVRMTIDGTDHWIALPGALPARDFTGAWLAVTAGSGLLAVIGALWFQRRLNRPLARVVQAASALAGGQVPPPLPEDGPTEIATVSRSFNHLVGSLQQTERERALMLAGVSHDLRTPLAKLRLGVEIMARASEPAVSASMVRSIEEMDAIVGQFLDFARSEADEAPVPTSLDAVARDVAASNADHGREVGLDLGDVPATPLRAAAMRRAMVNLVENAWRHGRAPVRIATGSGPQGPWFEVFDRGHGIDPAEAERLKQPFRRSAGDARGGPAGAGLGLAIVQRVAQAHGGRLELLPGEGGGLRARVSLPPSDHGLGRTS